A stretch of Ferribacterium limneticum DNA encodes these proteins:
- the ltrA gene encoding group II intron reverse transcriptase/maturase has translation MKANKGAPGIDGIAIEDFPAHLRAHWEDSRRQLETGRYRPLAVRRVEIPKDDGGKRLLGIPTVMDRVIQQAIAQVLTPIFEPSFSDSSFGFRPGRNAHQAIKQVQVHVKDGYAIAVDIDLAKFFDTVNHDVLMKILGRTIHDKALLALIGRYLRAGVLVGEHIEPSAIGTPQGGPLSPLLANILLNELDHELEGRGHRFARYADDMVILVKSQRAGERVMQSLTRYLEGRLKLKLNPAKSKVARMSECGFLGFTINRGKIRWQEKKLAAFKHRVKELTGRSWGVSMAYRMHKLGQYVRGWLGYFGISEYYRPIPELDEWLRRRIRMCYWKQWRWPRTKISHLLALGVSLKTAIQHGVSSKSYWHMARTPAMQQALNNDWLQRQGVPRIKQLWCKVQGYTS, from the coding sequence GTGAAAGCCAACAAAGGCGCGCCGGGCATAGACGGCATCGCCATAGAAGACTTTCCCGCCCACCTGCGGGCGCATTGGGAAGACTCCCGCCGCCAACTCGAAACCGGGCGCTATCGTCCGCTCGCCGTCCGCCGGGTAGAAATTCCCAAGGACGACGGCGGCAAGCGGCTGCTGGGTATCCCGACCGTGATGGACCGGGTCATCCAGCAAGCCATCGCCCAAGTGCTCACGCCGATCTTCGAACCGAGCTTCTCGGATTCGAGCTTCGGCTTCCGACCGGGCCGCAATGCCCACCAAGCGATTAAGCAGGTACAAGTGCACGTCAAGGACGGCTACGCCATCGCCGTGGACATCGACCTCGCCAAATTCTTTGATACCGTCAATCACGACGTGTTGATGAAAATACTCGGGCGAACGATCCACGACAAAGCGCTGCTGGCCCTGATCGGACGCTACCTGCGCGCCGGTGTGCTGGTCGGAGAGCACATTGAGCCCAGCGCCATCGGCACGCCACAAGGCGGGCCTTTGTCGCCGCTCCTGGCCAATATCCTGCTCAACGAACTTGACCACGAACTCGAAGGGCGCGGCCACCGCTTCGCCCGTTACGCCGACGACATGGTCATCCTGGTCAAAAGCCAGCGGGCAGGAGAACGAGTCATGCAAAGTTTGACGCGCTACTTGGAAGGACGACTGAAACTCAAACTCAACCCTGCCAAAAGCAAGGTTGCGAGAATGAGCGAGTGCGGCTTTCTGGGCTTCACCATCAATCGGGGCAAAATCCGCTGGCAGGAAAAGAAGCTGGCGGCATTCAAGCACCGCGTGAAGGAACTCACCGGCAGAAGCTGGGGAGTGTCGATGGCGTACCGGATGCACAAGTTGGGGCAATACGTGCGAGGCTGGCTGGGATACTTTGGCATCAGCGAGTACTACCGGCCGATCCCGGAACTGGACGAGTGGCTGAGAAGGCGCATCCGGATGTGCTATTGGAAACAATGGCGCTGGCCGCGTACGAAGATCAGCCACCTGCTGGCCTTGGGCGTCAGCCTGAAGACGGCGATCCAGCATGGCGTCAGCAGCAAGAGCTACTGGCACATGGCACGAACTCCGGCCATGCAGCAAGCGTTGAACAATGACTGGCTTCAGCGCCAGGGCGTACCGAGAATCAAGCAGTTATGGTGCAAGGTACAGGGCTACACGTCTTAG
- a CDS encoding Bax inhibitor-1/YccA family protein, whose product MNTNFEIANQGTSGLALQQNRVLRNTYMLLGLSMVPTVIGALVGIQMEFSFLAGSPFMAFLLFMGIAWGFMWGIEKNKDSGLGVALLLGFTFFMGLMLSRILQVALGFSNGGSMIAMAAGGTGAVFFTMSTIAAVSKRDFTGMGKFLFVGMIVVLLAAVANIFFQIPALSLTIAVAVVGIFSAYILYDISRIVQGGETNYVSATLAVYLDVYNVFVSLLQLIMAFTGERD is encoded by the coding sequence ATGAACACCAACTTCGAGATTGCCAACCAAGGCACTTCGGGGCTCGCACTGCAGCAGAACCGCGTTCTGCGCAATACCTATATGCTGCTCGGCCTGTCCATGGTGCCGACGGTCATTGGCGCACTGGTCGGCATCCAGATGGAATTCAGCTTCCTGGCGGGTAGCCCGTTCATGGCCTTCCTGCTCTTCATGGGGATTGCCTGGGGTTTCATGTGGGGCATTGAGAAGAACAAGGACAGCGGTCTAGGTGTTGCCCTGCTGCTCGGTTTCACCTTTTTCATGGGGCTGATGCTCTCGCGCATCCTGCAGGTTGCCCTTGGTTTCTCCAACGGCGGCTCAATGATCGCCATGGCCGCCGGCGGCACGGGTGCCGTCTTCTTCACGATGTCGACCATCGCCGCCGTGAGCAAACGTGATTTCACCGGCATGGGCAAGTTCCTCTTCGTTGGCATGATCGTTGTTCTGCTTGCTGCGGTCGCCAATATCTTCTTCCAGATCCCGGCGCTATCGCTGACCATCGCCGTCGCAGTCGTCGGCATTTTCTCGGCCTATATCCTGTACGACATCAGCCGTATTGTTCAGGGTGGCGAAACCAACTACGTCAGCGCAACCCTCGCGGTTTACCTGGACGTGTACAACGTTTTTGTCAGCCTGCTGCAACTGATCATGGCTTTCACCGGCGAACGAGACTGA
- the rlmD gene encoding 23S rRNA (uracil(1939)-C(5))-methyltransferase RlmD → MPIGIIESLDHEARGITRQEGKAIFVDGALPGETVEYASFRKKSKFELAHLVSVLKPSNARVEPRCPHFGVCGGCAMQHMEPSAQVAAKQRVLEDSLWHIGRVRPEMMLPPIQGASWGYRHRARLAVRQVSKNGGMLIGFHEWRSSYIADIRSCAILPPHVSAMLMPLRELLGALSIADRIRELEVAVGEHCTALLLRILDPLTAVDERLLRDFADRNNIVFYLQLKGPDTVYRFYPQSGPRLSYTLPEFGLEFDFKPTDFTQVNHAVNRVMVRRALRLLDPQPGERIADMFCGLGNFTLPIARSGAMVVGVEGSAALVRRGQESAAANGLADRVEFGVANLFDCTEVSLNALGRFDKMLIDPPREGAVELVRALGKDAPQRIVYVSCNPGTLARDAAVLVTEKGYRFVSAGAVNMFPHTAHVESIAVFERA, encoded by the coding sequence GTGCCGATCGGGATTATCGAATCGCTGGACCACGAAGCACGGGGCATTACTCGCCAAGAGGGCAAGGCTATTTTTGTCGATGGTGCCTTGCCCGGTGAAACGGTCGAGTACGCCAGTTTCCGGAAAAAATCGAAGTTTGAGCTGGCCCATCTGGTCAGCGTGCTGAAGCCCTCTAATGCGCGTGTCGAGCCGCGCTGCCCCCATTTTGGCGTATGCGGTGGTTGTGCCATGCAGCACATGGAGCCATCAGCCCAAGTTGCCGCCAAGCAAAGGGTGCTTGAAGATAGCCTTTGGCACATCGGTCGCGTTCGTCCGGAAATGATGTTGCCGCCGATCCAGGGGGCGTCTTGGGGTTATCGGCATCGCGCCCGCCTGGCGGTTCGCCAAGTATCGAAAAATGGAGGCATGCTGATCGGTTTCCATGAATGGCGCAGTAGTTACATCGCCGACATTCGGAGTTGCGCCATTCTGCCGCCGCATGTCTCGGCTATGTTGATGCCACTGCGCGAGCTGCTCGGTGCCTTGTCGATCGCCGATCGTATCCGAGAGCTTGAAGTTGCGGTGGGCGAGCACTGCACGGCGCTGCTTTTGCGTATTCTTGACCCGTTGACTGCCGTCGATGAGCGCTTGTTGCGCGATTTCGCCGACCGCAACAACATCGTTTTTTACTTGCAGCTGAAGGGGCCGGATACGGTCTATCGCTTTTATCCGCAATCCGGGCCGCGTCTGTCGTACACGTTGCCTGAGTTTGGTCTGGAGTTTGATTTCAAGCCGACCGATTTCACGCAGGTCAATCATGCGGTCAATCGTGTGATGGTTCGCCGTGCCTTGCGCCTGCTCGATCCGCAGCCAGGTGAGCGGATTGCAGATATGTTTTGTGGGTTGGGTAATTTCACCCTGCCGATTGCCCGCTCCGGGGCGATGGTGGTCGGTGTTGAGGGTAGTGCTGCTTTGGTCCGGCGTGGACAGGAGAGTGCAGCGGCAAATGGATTGGCGGATCGTGTCGAATTCGGTGTGGCCAACCTGTTCGACTGTACTGAAGTGTCTCTGAATGCCCTTGGTCGTTTTGACAAGATGCTGATTGATCCGCCGCGTGAAGGCGCTGTTGAGCTGGTCCGTGCGCTCGGAAAGGATGCACCGCAGCGCATTGTCTATGTCTCCTGCAACCCAGGAACGCTCGCCCGCGATGCGGCGGTGCTGGTGACGGAGAAGGGTTACCGCTTTGTCTCGGCTGGTGCGGTCAATATGTTTCCACACACTGCGCATGTAGAGTCCATTGCCGTTTTCGAACGAGCATGA
- a CDS encoding DUF7931 domain-containing protein: MARELITSWADYQTALDRLLAFASQEIRIYDEDLSSLKLESEPRQTHIKRILQAGHEDTLQIALRNASPFRQQHPVLLKLLSAYGHLAAVQETPPQLAHLRDSMILVDDKHALIRFERDLPRSKLLIDEIDEIRPYLTRFREIWTEGGESVSATTLGL, from the coding sequence ATGGCTCGCGAATTAATCACCTCCTGGGCAGACTATCAGACGGCACTCGACCGGCTGTTGGCTTTTGCCAGCCAGGAAATCAGAATTTACGACGAAGACCTGTCCTCTCTGAAGCTGGAATCGGAACCCCGCCAGACCCACATCAAGCGCATTCTGCAAGCCGGACACGAAGATACCTTGCAGATAGCGCTACGCAATGCGTCGCCATTTCGTCAGCAGCATCCGGTATTGCTGAAACTGCTGAGCGCCTACGGCCATCTCGCTGCAGTGCAGGAAACCCCGCCGCAACTGGCCCATTTGCGCGACAGCATGATTCTCGTCGATGACAAACATGCTCTGATCCGCTTCGAACGCGACCTGCCCCGCAGCAAACTGCTGATCGATGAAATCGACGAAATTCGTCCGTATTTGACACGTTTTCGTGAAATATGGACGGAAGGCGGTGAAAGTGTAAGCGCCACCACCTTGGGTCTCTAA
- a CDS encoding MBL fold metallo-hydrolase, with protein sequence MIRFASLGSGSAGNALLVEHEATCLMLDCGFGLRETVTRLQLLGRQPADLSGILVTHEHGDHVGGVFRLARKFGLPIWMTHGTWTACRENDAGLDLRIIDSHRSFSVGDLEVLPFPVPHDAREPVQYVFSCASSRLGVLTDIGETTPHVCDVLSGCAGLVLEFNHDAGMLERSAYPASLKRRIAGRYGHLENSVAAVFLDSIDCSSLQHLVAAHLSERNNRPELVVDLIAETLGCSNEWVGVATPEHGFDWRSLA encoded by the coding sequence GTGATCCGTTTTGCCTCGCTCGGCAGTGGCAGCGCAGGCAATGCGCTGCTGGTCGAGCATGAGGCAACCTGCCTGATGCTCGACTGTGGCTTCGGGTTGCGGGAAACCGTAACCCGGCTGCAGCTTCTGGGCCGGCAGCCGGCCGATCTGTCCGGCATTCTTGTGACCCATGAGCATGGCGACCATGTTGGTGGCGTTTTCAGGCTGGCCCGTAAATTCGGGCTCCCGATATGGATGACGCATGGAACCTGGACTGCCTGCCGGGAAAATGATGCGGGCCTCGATTTGCGGATTATCGATAGCCACCGCTCCTTCTCTGTCGGTGATCTTGAGGTGTTGCCTTTTCCGGTACCGCACGATGCGCGGGAACCCGTTCAGTACGTATTCTCCTGCGCCAGTAGCCGTCTTGGGGTGTTGACCGATATCGGAGAAACAACGCCACACGTCTGCGATGTTTTGTCTGGCTGTGCCGGGCTGGTGCTTGAATTCAATCATGATGCCGGGATGCTGGAACGCTCGGCCTATCCGGCATCACTCAAACGGCGCATCGCCGGTCGTTACGGACATCTTGAAAATTCTGTAGCCGCTGTGTTTCTGGATTCGATTGACTGCTCAAGCCTCCAGCATCTGGTGGCAGCTCATCTGAGCGAACGCAACAATCGGCCGGAACTGGTAGTGGACCTGATTGCCGAGACGCTGGGGTGTTCGAATGAGTGGGTCGGCGTAGCGACGCCAGAACACGGGTTTGATTGGCGCAGTCTGGCGTAG
- the bamC gene encoding outer membrane protein assembly factor BamC translates to MNRRLSGLALSLLALALAGCGILPDSRKIEYKSAGKAPTLEIPPDLTQVTRDDRYLVPDAAGKGSATFSAYSADRTPLAQAQNSTVLPQVDKVRVERSGNQRWLVVAVPADKLWDTVKDFWQETGFIISVERPEAGVMETDWAENRAKIGQDFIRNTLGRLLDSLYSTGERDKFRTRFEPGATPGTTDVFISHRGMEEVYTSSAKDDTRWQPRAADPELEAEMLRRLMVRLGSEEKRAEVSLAAAKAEPRAKLAKSDDGAGTLEVFERFDRTWRRVGLALDRVGFTVEDRDRSRGLYFVRYVDPEVDNRKKDDGFLSKLTFWKSAEPASSKVQYRIYVSEEGQQSVVKVLSSEGGTDKSETAKKILGLLLQQLQ, encoded by the coding sequence ATGAATCGTCGGCTTTCCGGCCTCGCCCTCTCTTTGCTGGCATTAGCGCTGGCCGGATGTGGCATTCTTCCTGATTCGCGCAAGATCGAATACAAATCAGCCGGCAAGGCGCCGACGCTCGAAATCCCGCCTGATCTGACGCAAGTGACGCGTGATGACCGCTATCTGGTGCCCGACGCGGCCGGCAAGGGAAGTGCGACTTTTTCGGCCTACAGCGCTGACCGGACGCCACTAGCCCAGGCCCAGAATTCCACAGTGTTGCCGCAGGTCGACAAGGTTCGCGTTGAGCGCTCCGGCAATCAGCGTTGGCTGGTCGTCGCCGTGCCAGCGGATAAGCTCTGGGATACGGTCAAGGATTTCTGGCAGGAAACCGGCTTCATCATTTCCGTCGAACGCCCCGAGGCCGGCGTGATGGAAACCGACTGGGCTGAAAATCGCGCCAAGATCGGCCAGGATTTCATTCGCAATACCCTTGGCCGCTTGCTGGACTCCCTTTATTCCACCGGCGAACGGGACAAGTTCCGTACCCGCTTCGAGCCGGGTGCTACCCCAGGAACGACGGATGTTTTCATCAGCCATCGGGGCATGGAGGAGGTCTATACCTCATCAGCCAAGGACGACACACGCTGGCAACCGCGTGCAGCCGATCCGGAGCTGGAAGCTGAAATGCTGCGTCGCCTGATGGTGCGCCTGGGCTCCGAAGAAAAGCGGGCTGAAGTTTCGCTTGCCGCTGCCAAGGCCGAACCGCGCGCCAAGTTGGCCAAGTCGGATGATGGCGCCGGAACCCTGGAAGTATTCGAGCGTTTCGACCGTACTTGGCGTCGTGTCGGACTGGCACTCGACCGTGTCGGATTTACGGTTGAAGACCGTGACCGTTCGCGTGGCCTTTACTTCGTGCGCTACGTCGATCCGGAGGTCGATAACCGCAAGAAGGACGATGGTTTCCTGTCCAAGCTGACATTCTGGAAGAGTGCTGAGCCGGCGAGTTCCAAGGTGCAGTACCGCATCTACGTCAGCGAAGAGGGTCAGCAGAGTGTCGTCAAGGTTCTGTCCAGCGAGGGCGGTACCGACAAGTCCGAAACTGCAAAGAAAATCCTCGGCCTGCTCCTCCAGCAATTGCAGTGA